From the genome of Bacteroidota bacterium:
GGGTATTGTTATAAGGTGGTTGACCTTGTTCAAACTCCAACGTACGGTATAACGTAGTATCCCGTTTAATAAATGAAACATATTTTGGTGTTGCAAACACATCTTGAGAATCTGTGTGTGGCTTTGGATCCATTGGTTTATAATTGACTCTCCACAAATCCAGCAGCATTACTGCAACTACTACCAAAGCAACTAACGAGTATTTAATCTTTTTTGATTGATATAGATATAATGACCCTAATGAGATAAGAAGGAACAATAAAGCATATGTGATATCACTCGATATCATTCCTGCAATCACTTTATACAGCTCGCCCACAACAGTCTGGTTATAAGACCGTGCAAGAGATTGCATAATCTCTTGCCGTGGAAAAAACATATCATAGATTGAAAGGAAGATGTCTTTTGTTACAACCGAAGCAATAAGTAAAACTCCTATTCCGACTAAAATATATTCGAATATTTTTTTTCGTTGAAGATTTTTTTCATCACCGTCGCCAATTAACGACATAAATCCGTACGCAGATAGAATCGGAATCATAATCTGCACAAGGATTAAGATCATTGAAGGAATCCGAAACTTATTGAACATTGGAAAATAGTTGAACATCAAATCATAGAACAACGAAAACTCTTTCCCAAACGAAATGAAGAGAGATATGACGATCAATAACGCTGTGTATTGTACGAACGGGTCTTTTTTATTTCTCCAAAATCCAATACCAGCTAAAACGATGATGACTATGCCCATATATTGCGGTGCATCTGTAAACGGCATATTTCCAAAATACGTGTTGAGTCTGGTCTCTTGATTCTGAGTTAATACGCCTCGATACGAAAACCATCCGAATCCATGAGAAGATGGGATAAAAAATGTCAACATCTCACTTGGAGAAAATGACCAATTGGTTGCATAGTCGTAATCAAGACCGCCATTGGAAGGAGCTTTTTCTTGAGATTGTTGAGATCGGATAATCGGATCAGATCCGCGAATAGAATACTTGGAATATTCCAGAGTAGAAAGGTACTGGTCACCGGTCATAGCAAAGGCCAAACCCGTTGCTACCGCAAATATAGACGCCGAGCGAATTATACCTTGCCAATTTTCCTTATAAATAATTGCACGTACAAAAAAGAATAAATAATATAACCCAAACGCAAAATAGCAGTAGAAAATCATCTGCATATGACTTGGAATCAACATTAAGTGAATCAGAATAATCAAAACCAAAGAGAGCACGATATTAAATTTTTCTCGTAGTCGTTCCAGAATTATAAAAATGAAAGGAAAGAAAGCGATAACTGGAACCTTGGTCATGTGACCAACAATGATCAAGATAACGATGAACGTAGAGTGCATGACTCCCAATGCTGCAATGAGTGCAGCTATTTTATTCTTAAGCTTATCAAAAACGAACCAATAAATACCAATACCGAATATTAAGTAATAGAGCAGTTCCCATCCGATGTCTGGATTATTCAAAATATGCCCAAAATAAACAGCCGCACGGTTCACAACAAGAGCAGTCACATCAAAATATCGATCACCATGAACACTTAGACTTGCATAACCCGGCATTCCACAAAAAATATAAGGATTCCAAAGCGGAAAAATCCCTTCTTTGGCAGCATCGCTGACAAGCGTATGAAAACTTTTGGAAGCAATACTATCTGCCGCCACAAATACTTTACCGTCAAATACCAGTTCATGGAAGAAAATAACTAACGAAAGGAAAATGACAGTAATTGCCGCAGCGTGTTGATATTTCAATGGAATAGCAGGCGCATTCTGCAATAGCTTAGAAGGTTTTTCTTTTTTGATTGATGCCATATTCCCGCTTTGGTATAATTTGATTTTTTTAAGTATTTAATGAAAATAGGATAAAATTGGGAGAGTTACAAAAAATAAATGAATTTGAACATTGTATATACTATACTCACTGGTTATATTTCCATTATGAAAGAACGAAAATTTCCAATAATACTTTTTTCTCTGATATTTGCATCTTTAGTATGGATATCGATCAATCTCGGCAATCAATTCAAATTTTTTACTGTCGTACCAATAAAGATTGAAAACTTACCCCCAGACCAAGCTATTGCTTCTCCTATCCCCCCCTCAATCGGTTTTAACATTCAAGGAAACGGATGGCAACTGCTCAATATCTTGATTTCACCTAACTTGTATTACACTATTGATTTTGCTGTTTTACCGAAAACAAATATTCTCTTAACATCAAAGGATCTGAATGAACATGTCAATATTTCCAATGACATATATATTTTTGGAACCACACCTGAGTCGATTAATGTACAATTAGACGATAAGGTTACTAAAAAGGTCCCCATCACGGGAATGGTGAATGCTTCGTTTCGAAATGGTTTTGGATTAGTCGGTACGGTGAAAACAACACCCGATAGCGTTCTATTAACCGGTGCAAAATCGCTGCTTAATAAAATCCAATACTGGCAAACAGAAACTATTATTCTTCATGATATCAATATCCCAATTTCCATGAATATTGGATTAAAGGATTCCCTGAAATTCGAAATATCGCGTTCCATTTCCAATGTCATTATTAATTTTGATGTCCAGCCAATTGCCGAAAAAACTATCGATGATGTTCCGATAGAAATAGTTCAGGTGCCTGATAAACGAAATGTCGTTCTTATCCCGCCGAAAATATCCATTATTATCCGATCTGGTGTCAATAATATCGCCAATCTTTCAGGAAAAGATTTTTATGCATTCATCGATTACAAATCGATACTTTTAGATACGAGTGGAATGATTCAACCGAATATTGTTGGACCAGAGAATGTAAAAATTGTACAACAAAATCCCGAAAAGATTCAATATGTCGTTAGAAAATAAGGGACATCTTATTCTTCCATAATGTGACAAATGATATAAGACACTTTAAAACGAAAAACCCTCTGAATAAGCTCAGAGGGTTTTTCGTTTCATTATTTTTTCCAACTAAAAAGATCTATTCAATCGAAAGAAAATTGCTGCAGGTGCATGTTTATCTGTTCTCCAGGCAAATCCTAATCGTGCATCTCCATCATGCCAGGAGATAGCAAAACCGTAATCAGATTTTATCTGCGATGATTTTATTGAATCAAATCCATCATACACTGCTAACGACGTTTTGACATTTGCAACCGTGCCGACATCTCCAAAAGCTATTAGATTTAAGAAACTGGGCCAAAAAAATATCTCATCAATCAAATCTCCGCTAAATCGATATTCAAGATTTGTCAACAACATTCTGTTTCCGTTAAATTCTTTAAAACCATACGCAGGAATAGTGTTGGCTCCACCGAGTTCGAACATTTTTTGGGCAATTGGTGCACCCTCCAGTGCTCCTGCTCGAAACCGTATATTAATTTGATCATCATCAAAAGCCGGTTGAAATCTGCGAACATCAACAATCGCTTGCGTGAAATCAAAATCGCCACCCAGTTCGTTGCCACCATATTCACTGCGCAAAAATAGATTCCAGCCTTCCGAATGATATCGGTATTTTTCTACAGTACTTAATCCTGCACTCAAAGTTACACTTTTCATTGTCCCGGTATTCACTAAAGGATTACTTCGAAAAGTGCTCCCGCCAAATACAGCCCAACGTGCACCACTATTCAATGATGCATATCGATCATTCAAAAACCTTACATCCACCATAGTGGAAACATCTCCATCTTTGGTATATCGCGCACTATGAAGTGAATATCCTTCACGTTGATAATAGTCCCTAAAATCTTCTCTGAAAAATAATGCGGCAAGATTGTTTTCCCCAAGATTCATAATCCATTCATCTTTTGTATCAGTTAAGCTGTGCACTTCACCGCCAAGTTCATAGAGTGTTTCGTCTGAAATAGCAAATTGACGGTCGAGCCCCAATTGCAGTCTCCATTTATGCGAGGTAAATCCGTATCCGAATGAACCATAACCAGAGATCGACTTACTGCCATCCCAATAAAATTTCTTCTCCGCACCAAATCCAAGAAACAGTCCTTCTACGCGATTATATCGGAAGAGGAAATTATCATCAATTACATTTTCGGTGTTCCAAAAATACGGTTTAAATGAATACGAGTATTTCGTTCGGTATGTACTTTTTCGTTTGTACTTTCGAGTACTCGAATTCGATGATTGCTCCGTGTAACCTTCCACATAAGCGCCATCATCCTTCGATATGCTTCCGTTCATTGCGCGCACATTTCCCAAAATGTTTGAAGTCTTTTTGAGTTCAATATCACCATTTACCACTAGTACATCACCCAAAATTGTCCCCCGCACAGTTAATGTCCCATTTTTCACAACGAGGTCTCCCTGCACAGTGTCCGTTTCAACAATTTCAGTATTTCCATTAAAAGTTACGGCATCAGAAGATATTTTTGAATTTGATTTATCTCGGTCTTGAAGGCTTTCATCATCATTATATTCTACCCGTTGGGATCGATCATCAACCATATCATCCACCTGAGACTCTATCGTCTCAACAATGCCATCCACAAATCGTTCAAAATCATTCGTTGTGCGGTCAAATCGATCTTCGTAGCTATCGTTGTCAGATTCGGAAATTTGTGCAGCAGATATAGAAATAAAGAGACAAAAAATAAAAAAAACTGAGTAGATACGAATCATAGTTTCCTCCAATTGGAATGTAATAATTTTTTACGATTCTCATTGTAAAAAGTTACGGGTTAATAGCTAAGCGCCTTTGAATAATCACTGAAATTTTGTAATTTTTAACACTTTATGAGACTTTGCATCAATATTGATCACATAGCCACGCTTCGCAATGCACGAGGGGGAGCAGAACCCGATCCTGTTGCAGCTGCAAAAGTATGTGAACATGCAGGAGCAGATGGTATTGTCGTTCACCTTCGTGAAGATCGCCGACATATTAAAGACCACGACGTATGGACATTACGTGAAACAGTAAAAACGAAACTCGATCTGGAAATGGGTGCATCAGATGAAATCGTATCAATCGCTCTTCGAGTTATTCCTGACTTAGTAACACTGGTACCGGAAAAACGGCAGGAACTTACTACCGAAGGGGGTCTGAATGTTATTACCTACAAGGAAAAATTGAGACGTGTTATTGAAAAGTTTCACGAAAAGAATATCCCCGTTAGTCTTTTTATCGATCCGGTAAAAGCCCAAATCGAAGCCGCAAAAGAGATTGAGTCCGACATGATTGAAATTCATACGGGAGAATATGCGGAAGCAAAAAAAACGGAAGAGTTAGAGCGTTTGTTGAAAGAAATAACATTTGCTGCTCAATACGGAAAACAACTCGGACTTGAGGTAAATGCAGGACATGGATTAAATTACACGAATGTTTCACCTGTTGCAGCAATTCCCCAGATTGATGAAATGAGTATCGGACATTCGATCATTTCTCGAGCAGCATTTGTCGGATTAGAAAAAGCTGTGCAGGAGATGTTACATCTTGTTAAATAAAAACCGCTCACGCGGTTTTTTTATTAATCCATAATACCCAATTTCCTGATATCATCTCTTATCTTAGCCGCTTTTTCGTAATCTTCTTTTTCAATTGCCTCTTTCAATGATGATTGAAGCAGTTCAAGTTTTGTCAATGGCTGTTTGATTTTCGTGGTTTCTTCTTTGAGTCCTGTTTCTTCTACTTCATCATCATCCTCGGAGACAACTCCTGCCTCGTTCAACACCTCTTCACCGACAAAGATCGGAGCTCCATATCGCACAGCTAAAGCAATGGCATCGCTTGGACGCGAATCAACCTCCTGTGTATCACTCAAACCTTCAATAGTTAATTTTGCGTAGAATGTTCCGTCTCGAAGTTCGTTAATGCACACTTCATTTAACGACACTGCAAATGTATCTATAATATTTCTCATAAGGTCATGCGTGAGCGGTCTCGGCGGTTTCATCCCTTCCAATTCAAGCGCAATAGACTGAGCTTCAAATGCACCAATAATAATCGGCAATTTTCGTTTACCGTTCGTTTCCTTCAAGATTAATGCATACGCGCCGGCACTCGACGGACTTGTCGATAATCCGAGTATGTCAACCTGAACTTTCTCCACTATGATTCTCCTTGTTTTCTCTACAGCGAGTATATCAAATTCTCAAGCGATGTGCAATAATCTATCTCACTTACCGTGTAATTTCTTTACTTCTGCGGTTATTGCTGGGATAACCTCAAAAGCATCCCCAATAATACCGTAATCGGCGACAGAAAAGATTGGTGCGTCTTTATCTTTGTTAATCGCAACAATATATTTTGATGAAGACATTCCGGCAAGATGTTGAACCGCACCGGAAATTGCGACTGCAACGTACAAGGACGGAGAAACTGTTTTCCCTGTCTGACCAACTTGTTCATCATGAGGCCTCCAACCGGCGTCTACAACGGCTCGCGATGCTCCAACAGCGGCTCCGAGCGAACCGGCAAG
Proteins encoded in this window:
- a CDS encoding bifunctional nuclease domain-containing protein, which gives rise to MEKVQVDILGLSTSPSSAGAYALILKETNGKRKLPIIIGAFEAQSIALELEGMKPPRPLTHDLMRNIIDTFAVSLNEVCINELRDGTFYAKLTIEGLSDTQEVDSRPSDAIALAVRYGAPIFVGEEVLNEAGVVSEDDDEVEETGLKEETTKIKQPLTKLELLQSSLKEAIEKEDYEKAAKIRDDIRKLGIMD
- a CDS encoding pyridoxine 5'-phosphate synthase encodes the protein MRLCINIDHIATLRNARGGAEPDPVAAAKVCEHAGADGIVVHLREDRRHIKDHDVWTLRETVKTKLDLEMGASDEIVSIALRVIPDLVTLVPEKRQELTTEGGLNVITYKEKLRRVIEKFHEKNIPVSLFIDPVKAQIEAAKEIESDMIEIHTGEYAEAKKTEELERLLKEITFAAQYGKQLGLEVNAGHGLNYTNVSPVAAIPQIDEMSIGHSIISRAAFVGLEKAVQEMLHLVK
- a CDS encoding YfhO family protein, whose product is MASIKKEKPSKLLQNAPAIPLKYQHAAAITVIFLSLVIFFHELVFDGKVFVAADSIASKSFHTLVSDAAKEGIFPLWNPYIFCGMPGYASLSVHGDRYFDVTALVVNRAAVYFGHILNNPDIGWELLYYLIFGIGIYWFVFDKLKNKIAALIAALGVMHSTFIVILIIVGHMTKVPVIAFFPFIFIILERLREKFNIVLSLVLIILIHLMLIPSHMQMIFYCYFAFGLYYLFFFVRAIIYKENWQGIIRSASIFAVATGLAFAMTGDQYLSTLEYSKYSIRGSDPIIRSQQSQEKAPSNGGLDYDYATNWSFSPSEMLTFFIPSSHGFGWFSYRGVLTQNQETRLNTYFGNMPFTDAPQYMGIVIIVLAGIGFWRNKKDPFVQYTALLIVISLFISFGKEFSLFYDLMFNYFPMFNKFRIPSMILILVQIMIPILSAYGFMSLIGDGDEKNLQRKKIFEYILVGIGVLLIASVVTKDIFLSIYDMFFPRQEIMQSLARSYNQTVVGELYKVIAGMISSDITYALLFLLISLGSLYLYQSKKIKYSLVALVVVAVMLLDLWRVNYKPMDPKPHTDSQDVFATPKYVSFIKRDTTLYRTLEFEQGQPPYNNTLAYWRIQSAYGYQGVKMRQIQDMFDVAGLGNPLVWGLMNVKYILSDRLDSNQILQPVFSSEGKYVLYNRSVLPRAFFVNRYEVAKGLDILQKIKEMNFDPQEVAFFMDDLKLAIDAPQAGAEATYTHFGIQDIALRVKATGNNLLFLSESWYPAGWKAFIDGHETPIHRINYMFRGVVVPVGEHSLTMKFEPVGFVLGKQLSLWTNIIIVGLVGFFSFRRMRTRKKQNLINE